In a single window of the Caulobacter soli genome:
- the lgt gene encoding prolipoprotein diacylglyceryl transferase has translation MIFPDIDPIVHIGPWALQWGPLALRWYALAYVAGILLGWQYAIRLVRDAKLWGGQKPTATSVQIDDLVLWITLGIILGGRIGYVLFYMLMNDGQRAGLAENPLTVFKIWEGGMSFHGGFLGVCAAIALFARQQKIDMLKLGDLVAPVVPIGLFFGRCANFINGELWGRVTDHPFGMIFCNRTIQAANGGSCPAGPDPRHPSQLYEAALEGVVLFLILRLATHQFKWLQRRGALVATFLICYGLFRASLENVRNPDHGMPDFPFGLTMGMILSIPMLLVGIWLLWRALREPVATETHEPA, from the coding sequence GTGATCTTCCCCGACATCGACCCCATCGTTCACATCGGCCCCTGGGCGCTGCAATGGGGGCCGCTGGCCCTGCGCTGGTACGCCCTGGCCTATGTCGCCGGCATCCTGCTGGGCTGGCAGTACGCGATCCGGCTGGTCCGCGACGCCAAGCTGTGGGGCGGCCAGAAGCCGACCGCCACCTCGGTGCAGATCGACGACCTGGTGCTGTGGATCACCCTGGGCATCATCCTGGGCGGCCGGATCGGCTATGTGCTGTTCTACATGCTGATGAACGACGGCCAGCGCGCCGGGCTGGCGGAAAACCCGCTGACCGTCTTCAAGATCTGGGAAGGCGGCATGTCGTTCCATGGCGGCTTCCTGGGCGTGTGCGCCGCGATCGCCCTGTTCGCCCGCCAGCAGAAGATCGACATGCTGAAGCTGGGCGATCTGGTCGCGCCGGTCGTGCCCATCGGCCTGTTCTTCGGCCGCTGCGCCAACTTCATCAACGGCGAGCTGTGGGGCCGGGTCACCGACCATCCGTTCGGCATGATCTTCTGCAACCGCACGATCCAGGCCGCGAACGGCGGCTCCTGCCCCGCCGGCCCGGACCCGCGCCATCCCAGCCAGCTGTACGAGGCGGCGCTGGAGGGCGTGGTGCTGTTCCTGATCCTGCGTCTGGCCACCCACCAGTTCAAATGGCTGCAACGCCGGGGCGCGCTCGTGGCGACCTTCCTGATCTGCTACGGCCTGTTCCGCGCCTCGCTCGAGAACGTGCGCAATCCCGACCACGGCATGCCCGACTTCCCGTTCGGCCTGACCATGGGGATGATCCTGTCGATCCCGATGCTGCTGGTCGGCATCTGGCTGCTGTGGCGCGCCCTGCGCGAGCCGGTCGCCACGGAAACCCATGAGCCTGCTTGA
- a CDS encoding TetR family transcriptional regulator: MTAAEDILDRAAAAALSLAADRPWTQITLRDIALKAEIPFAELYARADGKGAVLNHLATRFDRAALATVSADDASTHDRLFDAAMARIEAMEPHRAALVAISRSESVVVSALRFPRTARAILEAAGVDATPARLTAMSAVWGRTLQVWRDDEGALNRTMAELDKRLKQMTSGLEKVGAGL; the protein is encoded by the coding sequence ATGACCGCCGCTGAAGACATCCTCGATCGCGCCGCCGCCGCGGCCCTGTCCCTGGCCGCCGACCGGCCATGGACCCAGATCACCCTGCGCGACATCGCCCTGAAGGCCGAGATCCCGTTCGCCGAGCTCTACGCCCGGGCCGACGGCAAGGGCGCGGTGCTGAACCACCTGGCGACTCGCTTCGATCGCGCCGCCCTGGCCACCGTCTCGGCCGACGACGCCTCGACGCACGACCGCCTGTTCGACGCCGCCATGGCCCGGATCGAGGCGATGGAGCCGCATCGCGCCGCCCTGGTGGCCATCAGCCGCTCCGAAAGCGTGGTGGTCTCGGCCCTGCGCTTTCCCCGGACGGCCCGCGCCATCCTGGAAGCCGCCGGCGTCGACGCCACGCCGGCCCGGCTGACGGCGATGTCGGCGGTCTGGGGCCGCACCCTGCAGGTCTGGCGTGATGACGAGGGCGCCCTGAACCGCACCATGGCCGAGCTGGACAAGCGCCTGAAGCAGATGACCTCGGGCCTGGAGAAGGTCGGGGCCGGTTTATAA
- a CDS encoding phage holin family protein yields the protein MTRFVIRALIAALGLWLASEVVPGIAVPGGWTSLLVAAILLGVVNAIVRPVVFVLTLPITVVTLGLFLLVVNAAMLGLVGLLLQGFVVDGLWAGIFGSLVVGAVSWLGHLLIGDGRERG from the coding sequence GTGACGCGCTTCGTTATCCGTGCCTTGATCGCCGCCCTGGGCCTGTGGCTGGCGTCCGAGGTCGTGCCGGGCATCGCCGTGCCGGGCGGCTGGACCAGCCTGCTGGTCGCCGCCATCCTGCTGGGCGTCGTCAACGCCATCGTCCGGCCGGTGGTCTTCGTGCTGACCCTGCCGATCACGGTGGTGACGCTGGGTCTGTTCCTGCTGGTCGTCAACGCCGCCATGCTGGGCCTGGTCGGCCTGCTGCTGCAGGGCTTCGTCGTCGACGGCCTGTGGGCCGGGATCTTCGGCTCGCTGGTGGTCGGCGCGGTCAGCTGGCTGGGCCACCTGCTGATCGGCGACGGGCGCGAGCGGGGCTAG
- a CDS encoding tetratricopeptide repeat protein has product MSFLLGLSPLLGLALLAFSIAMCVHVVRSHRELYWVFIILIVQPIGALIYFLAIFLPEFTRGGTAQKMRKAARETLDPQREYRDAGKAVEDAPTVANRARLAAAAVGLGRHAEAERLYAEALQGMYADDPQLLLGRANALVELNRAAEALPLLTTLDAQSKTRTPQAAMALGRAYAQLGRQAEAEPLLRLAADQLPGFEGMARYAVFLAQTGRKDEARETLAEIDKRLAKTHAHFRKEARGWRDLAASAVGT; this is encoded by the coding sequence ATGTCGTTCCTGCTCGGCCTTTCCCCTCTTCTCGGGCTCGCTCTGCTGGCCTTTTCGATCGCCATGTGCGTGCACGTGGTGCGTAGCCACCGCGAGCTCTACTGGGTGTTCATCATCCTGATCGTCCAGCCGATCGGCGCGCTGATCTATTTCCTGGCGATCTTCCTGCCCGAATTCACGCGCGGCGGCACGGCCCAGAAGATGCGCAAGGCCGCGCGCGAGACGCTGGACCCGCAGCGCGAATACCGGGACGCCGGCAAGGCGGTCGAGGACGCCCCCACCGTGGCCAACCGCGCGCGACTGGCCGCCGCCGCCGTGGGCCTGGGTCGTCACGCCGAAGCCGAGCGCCTCTATGCCGAGGCGCTGCAGGGCATGTACGCCGACGACCCGCAACTGTTGCTGGGTCGGGCCAACGCCCTGGTCGAGCTGAACCGCGCGGCCGAGGCTCTGCCGCTGCTGACGACGCTGGACGCTCAGTCAAAGACCCGCACGCCCCAGGCGGCCATGGCCCTGGGCCGCGCCTACGCCCAGCTGGGCCGTCAAGCCGAGGCCGAGCCCTTGCTGCGCCTGGCCGCCGACCAATTGCCGGGCTTCGAGGGCATGGCGCGCTACGCGGTGTTCCTGGCCCAGACCGGCCGCAAGGACGAGGCGCGCGAGACCCTGGCCGAGATCGACAAGCGCCTGGCCAAGACCCACGCCCACTTCCGCAAGGAAGCGCGCGGCTGGCGCGACCTGGCGGCCAGCGCGGTGGGAACCTAG
- a CDS encoding ribose-phosphate pyrophosphokinase has protein sequence MKLLSGNSNRTLAQAIAEYLDMPLTRAQVRRFADLEVFVTIDENVRGEDVFVIQSTSYPANDNLMELLICIDALKRASGKRITAVLPYFGYARQDRKTGGRTPISAKLVANLITRSGADRVLTMDLHAGQIQGFFDIPTDNLLPSRLLADDIHKTYKLGDDLMVVSPDVGGVVRARALAKRLDDADLAIVDKRRSAPGESEVMNIIGDVKDRRCILFDDIVDSAGTLCNAAAALMAQGAKSVSAYVTHGVLSGAAAERVANSVLTELVVTDSIEASDTVKACKKIRYVSCAPLIGEAIRRIANEESVSKLFD, from the coding sequence ATGAAGCTGCTGTCCGGTAACTCGAACCGCACCCTGGCCCAGGCCATCGCGGAATATCTCGACATGCCGCTGACCCGCGCCCAGGTGCGCCGGTTCGCCGACCTCGAGGTCTTCGTGACCATCGACGAGAACGTGCGGGGGGAAGACGTCTTCGTCATCCAGTCGACCAGCTATCCCGCCAACGACAACCTGATGGAGTTGCTGATCTGCATCGACGCCCTGAAGCGCGCGTCGGGCAAGCGGATCACGGCCGTGCTGCCCTACTTCGGCTACGCCCGCCAGGATCGGAAGACCGGCGGCCGCACGCCGATCTCGGCCAAGCTGGTGGCCAACCTTATCACCCGCTCGGGCGCCGATCGCGTCCTGACGATGGATCTGCACGCCGGGCAGATCCAGGGCTTCTTCGATATCCCGACCGACAACCTGCTGCCCTCGCGCCTGCTCGCCGACGACATCCACAAGACCTACAAGCTGGGCGACGACCTGATGGTCGTCTCGCCGGACGTCGGCGGCGTGGTTCGCGCCCGCGCCCTGGCCAAGCGCCTGGACGACGCCGACCTGGCCATCGTCGACAAGCGCCGCTCGGCCCCGGGCGAGAGCGAGGTCATGAACATCATCGGCGACGTGAAGGACCGTCGCTGCATCCTGTTCGACGACATCGTCGATTCGGCCGGCACCCTGTGCAACGCCGCCGCCGCCCTGATGGCCCAAGGCGCCAAGTCGGTCTCGGCCTATGTCACCCACGGGGTGCTGTCGGGCGCGGCCGCCGAGCGCGTGGCCAATTCGGTGCTGACCGAACTGGTGGTCACCGACTCGATCGAGGCCTCCGACACCGTGAAGGCCTGCAAGAAGATCCGCTACGTTTCCTGCGCGCCGCTGATCGGCGAGGCCATCCGCCGGATCGCTAACGAGGAATCGGTCTCCAAGCTGTTCGACTAA
- a CDS encoding class I SAM-dependent methyltransferase produces the protein MSLLDRLKAQIAQDGPISVAEYFTRCLHDPRDGYYATRPALAGMNGGEGGDFLTAPGVSQMFGELIGLWILETWTRMGRPSPVRLVEMGPGDGTLISDILRAARLLPGFLAAADLWLVEVSPPLRSAQAARLEGAPLTPSWADRLDAVPAGAPLILVANEVLDCLPAHQFVRTENGWAERMVGLDDSGNLAFGLKALAPPPVGEAARMGRWGEQTHLGQLPPPSPLATPPPQGEALEPGMLVESSPAQAALGAEIGHRVARDGGAALLIDYGRDAPGPGDTLQALKAHAKVSPLAEPGQADLTVWADFPAVAAAAAEAGARVGPILTQGAFLQGLGIEARAQALAASRPDHAEKLARQLDRLTGAAQMGELFKVACLSAPDLSPPLFEDL, from the coding sequence ATGAGCCTGCTTGATCGCCTGAAGGCGCAGATCGCCCAGGATGGCCCGATCAGCGTCGCCGAGTACTTCACCCGCTGCCTGCACGACCCGCGCGACGGCTACTACGCCACCCGACCTGCTCTCGCGGGCATGAATGGGGGAGAAGGCGGCGACTTCCTGACCGCCCCCGGCGTCAGCCAGATGTTCGGCGAACTGATCGGCCTGTGGATCCTGGAGACCTGGACCCGCATGGGCCGCCCCTCGCCGGTGCGGCTGGTCGAGATGGGACCCGGCGACGGGACGCTGATCTCCGACATCCTGCGCGCGGCGCGGTTGCTGCCCGGCTTCCTGGCCGCCGCCGACCTGTGGCTGGTCGAGGTGTCGCCGCCGCTGCGCTCGGCCCAGGCCGCCAGGCTGGAGGGCGCGCCGCTGACGCCGAGCTGGGCCGACCGCCTGGACGCCGTGCCGGCCGGCGCGCCGCTGATCCTGGTCGCCAACGAGGTCCTGGACTGCCTGCCGGCGCACCAGTTCGTGCGGACGGAGAACGGCTGGGCGGAACGGATGGTGGGACTGGATGACAGCGGGAACCTGGCGTTCGGTCTCAAAGCCCTAGCCCCTCCCCCCGTGGGGGAGGCGGCCCGAATGGGCCGGTGGGGGGAGCAGACCCACCTTGGCCAACTCCCCCCTCCGTCGCCTTTGGCGACACCTCCCCCACAGGGGGAGGCTTTGGAGCCCGGAATGCTCGTGGAATCCTCCCCCGCCCAGGCCGCCCTAGGTGCGGAGATCGGCCACCGTGTCGCCCGTGACGGCGGCGCCGCTCTGCTGATCGACTACGGCCGCGACGCGCCCGGACCGGGCGACACCCTGCAAGCGCTCAAGGCTCACGCCAAGGTCTCGCCCCTGGCCGAGCCGGGCCAGGCCGACCTGACCGTCTGGGCCGACTTTCCCGCCGTGGCCGCCGCGGCCGCCGAGGCCGGCGCCCGCGTGGGACCCATCCTGACCCAGGGCGCGTTCCTGCAAGGCCTGGGGATCGAGGCCCGCGCCCAGGCCCTGGCCGCTTCACGCCCTGACCACGCCGAAAAGCTGGCCAGACAGCTTGATCGCCTGACCGGAGCGGCGCAGATGGGCGAACTGTTCAAGGTCGCCTGCCTGTCCGCCCCCGACCTGTCTCCTCCGCTCTTCGAGGACCTCTGA
- the pth gene encoding aminoacyl-tRNA hydrolase: protein MLILAGLGNPEPKYEKNRHNVGFMAVDALARKWGTAPWRSRFQGLACEGQVSTPNGPVKLLLLKPKTFYNESGRAVGEAMKFFKLAPTDVIVFHDEIDMAPGRFRMKAGGGAAGNNGVRSITSQIGDTFRRGRIGVGHPGHKDAVMHYVLGDFHKVEHQWLDPMLDALCDALPFAAAGDDERYQAEVLRLAPAPKADPKKAARQGE from the coding sequence ATGCTGATCCTCGCCGGCCTCGGCAATCCCGAGCCGAAATACGAGAAGAACCGGCACAATGTCGGGTTCATGGCGGTCGACGCCCTGGCCCGCAAATGGGGGACCGCGCCGTGGCGGTCGCGCTTCCAGGGCCTGGCCTGCGAGGGGCAGGTCTCGACCCCGAACGGCCCGGTCAAGCTGCTGCTGCTCAAGCCCAAGACCTTCTACAACGAGAGCGGCCGCGCCGTCGGCGAGGCGATGAAGTTCTTCAAGCTGGCCCCGACCGACGTGATCGTCTTCCACGACGAGATCGACATGGCCCCCGGCCGCTTCCGGATGAAGGCCGGCGGCGGGGCGGCGGGCAACAACGGCGTGCGCTCGATCACCAGCCAGATCGGCGACACGTTTCGGCGCGGCCGGATCGGCGTGGGCCATCCGGGCCACAAGGACGCGGTCATGCACTACGTGCTGGGCGACTTCCACAAGGTCGAGCACCAGTGGCTGGACCCGATGCTGGACGCCCTGTGCGACGCCCTGCCCTTCGCGGCGGCCGGCGATGACGAGCGCTACCAGGCCGAGGTGCTGCGCCTGGCCCCCGCGCCGAAGGCCGATCCCAAGAAGGCCGCGCGTCAGGGCGAGTAG
- the proC gene encoding pyrroline-5-carboxylate reductase: MTPILLLGAGRMGGALIEGWTKAGAFSAGDLIIRDPNVDAAAFPGASVNPPLDALAAAKTVLLAVKPQIWREAVADVVPHLAPDAIIVSIAAGVRAADISTVFGGRAVARVMPTTAVAIGLGTASLYADTAEARARAHALLDPVATTVDLDDEALMHAATAVSGSAPAYLYAFIEALEAAGAGQGLDPAASAKLARATIVGAAALLGQGGEEPAELRRQVTSPGGTTAAALGVLMGESGFGDLLPKALEAAVKRSVELGG, translated from the coding sequence ATGACCCCCATCCTCCTCCTCGGCGCCGGACGCATGGGCGGGGCCCTGATCGAGGGCTGGACCAAGGCGGGCGCGTTTTCCGCCGGCGACCTGATCATCCGCGATCCGAATGTCGACGCCGCCGCCTTTCCGGGCGCGAGCGTCAATCCGCCCCTAGACGCCCTGGCCGCCGCCAAGACCGTGCTGCTGGCCGTCAAGCCGCAGATCTGGCGCGAGGCCGTGGCCGACGTCGTTCCGCACCTGGCGCCCGACGCCATCATCGTCTCGATCGCCGCCGGGGTGCGCGCGGCCGACATCTCGACCGTGTTCGGCGGCCGCGCCGTGGCTCGGGTGATGCCGACCACGGCTGTCGCCATCGGCCTGGGCACGGCCAGCCTTTACGCGGACACCGCCGAGGCGCGCGCCCGCGCTCACGCCCTGCTCGATCCGGTCGCCACAACGGTGGATCTCGACGACGAGGCGCTGATGCACGCGGCGACCGCCGTGTCGGGCTCGGCCCCGGCCTATCTCTACGCCTTCATCGAGGCGCTGGAGGCGGCGGGCGCCGGCCAGGGGCTCGACCCAGCGGCCTCGGCCAAGCTGGCCCGGGCCACGATCGTCGGCGCGGCGGCCTTGCTGGGCCAGGGCGGCGAGGAGCCGGCCGAACTGCGCAGGCAGGTGACCTCGCCCGGCGGCACCACGGCCGCGGCGCTCGGCGTGCTGATGGGCGAGAGCGGGTTCGGCGATTTGCTGCCCAAGGCGCTCGAGGCGGCGGTGAAGCGGTCGGTGGAGCTGGGGGGCTAA
- a CDS encoding 50S ribosomal protein L25/general stress protein Ctc, translated as MAEIILNVEIRDRAGTGGSRETRRQGFVPGVLYGGPQAPVNIAVKVNEFRKALYTGKLLGHLVTLQHGDQKQSVIAKAVQFHPVTDVPLHFDLYRVDEHQLIKIEVPVHFKNHETSVGLKKGGTLEVIRHTVELACPADKIPEELVIDLASHDIGDVIRISEVKLPEGVRPAQDRDFVIANLKASAASQSGEGDTSTEG; from the coding sequence ATGGCTGAGATCATTCTCAACGTCGAAATCCGCGATCGCGCCGGCACCGGCGGCTCGCGCGAAACCCGCCGCCAAGGCTTCGTCCCTGGCGTTCTGTACGGCGGCCCGCAGGCCCCGGTGAACATCGCCGTCAAGGTCAACGAATTCCGCAAGGCGCTCTACACCGGCAAGCTGCTGGGCCACCTGGTGACCCTGCAACACGGTGACCAGAAGCAATCGGTCATCGCCAAGGCCGTGCAATTCCACCCCGTCACCGACGTGCCGCTGCACTTCGACCTGTACCGCGTCGACGAGCACCAGCTGATCAAGATCGAAGTGCCGGTGCACTTCAAGAACCATGAAACCTCGGTCGGCCTGAAGAAGGGCGGCACGCTGGAAGTCATCCGTCACACCGTCGAGCTGGCCTGCCCGGCCGACAAGATCCCCGAAGAGCTGGTCATCGACCTGGCCTCGCACGACATCGGCGACGTCATCCGCATCTCGGAAGTGAAGCTGCCGGAAGGCGTGCGTCCGGCCCAGGACCGCGACTTCGTGATCGCCAACCTGAAGGCCTCGGCCGCTTCGCAATCGGGCGAAGGCGACACCTCGACCGAAGGCTAA
- the pgeF gene encoding peptidoglycan editing factor PgeF yields the protein MTDLPPELPTVQSPLLAAVAGVKHAFFTRQGGVSTGLYSSLNVGRGSKDEPADVAENRARAAAWFGAAPEDLNTCFQIHSTIAIVADGSWGDVRPEGDAVVTKTPGVVCGALHADCAPVLIADPVARIVAAAHAGWRGALDGVVQAAVDQMVVLGAEPARMVAAVGPCIGPKSYEVGRDFLHRFEADSPGSGRFFAPGETDDKRLFDLPAFVLDRLNTAGVGQSEWVGRDTRTEPDLFFSNRRAFLAGESDYGRLLSAIALEA from the coding sequence ATGACCGACCTGCCCCCCGAGCTTCCCACCGTCCAGTCGCCGCTGCTGGCCGCCGTCGCCGGGGTGAAGCATGCGTTCTTCACGCGCCAGGGCGGGGTGTCGACCGGGCTCTATTCCAGCCTCAACGTCGGTCGGGGCAGCAAGGACGAGCCGGCCGACGTGGCCGAGAACCGCGCCCGGGCCGCCGCCTGGTTCGGGGCCGCGCCGGAAGACCTCAACACCTGCTTCCAGATCCACTCGACCATCGCCATCGTCGCCGACGGCTCGTGGGGCGACGTGCGGCCCGAGGGCGACGCGGTCGTCACCAAGACGCCGGGCGTGGTCTGCGGGGCCCTGCACGCCGACTGCGCCCCGGTGCTGATCGCCGATCCGGTCGCCCGCATCGTCGCGGCCGCCCATGCCGGCTGGCGCGGCGCGCTGGACGGCGTGGTCCAGGCCGCCGTCGACCAGATGGTGGTGCTGGGCGCCGAGCCCGCGCGCATGGTCGCCGCCGTCGGCCCCTGCATTGGGCCGAAATCCTACGAGGTCGGGCGGGATTTCCTGCACCGCTTCGAGGCCGACAGCCCCGGCTCGGGCCGATTCTTCGCGCCGGGCGAAACCGACGACAAGCGCCTGTTCGACCTGCCGGCCTTCGTTCTGGACCGTCTGAACACGGCGGGCGTGGGACAAAGCGAATGGGTCGGCCGCGACACGCGAACCGAGCCGGATCTGTTCTTTTCCAACCGCAGGGCCTTCCTGGCTGGGGAGTCCGACTACGGACGACTTCTCTCGGCGATCGCGTTGGAAGCATGA
- a CDS encoding accessory factor UbiK family protein, with protein sequence MHSQNPFLDEFAKLTQAAMGIAQTAGEEAKTAMRAQADRLAAEFDLIRRDDFEALKAEVAALRAEVAELKAKKAPAKKTGNAAE encoded by the coding sequence ATGCACAGCCAAAACCCCTTCCTCGACGAATTCGCCAAGCTGACCCAGGCCGCCATGGGCATCGCCCAGACCGCCGGCGAGGAAGCCAAGACCGCGATGCGGGCCCAGGCCGACCGCCTGGCCGCCGAGTTCGACCTGATCCGGCGCGACGATTTCGAGGCCCTGAAGGCCGAGGTGGCGGCGCTCCGCGCGGAAGTCGCCGAGCTGAAGGCCAAAAAGGCGCCCGCCAAGAAGACCGGTAACGCGGCCGAATAG
- a CDS encoding YbjN domain-containing protein, producing the protein MDTQPEEDDVLLAMDPLEVVEHVLAAENLTFDRTEDGDLAFALTGDWKDYELWFAWRPEADCLQLCLSLDLRASKTKRPAAYELLSMINQRVWLGHFEVWTDDGEVVFRHALALPAGERPTMAQAASMIDAAVEAADRFYPAFDFLLHGAKTPDEAMAACMFETVGQA; encoded by the coding sequence ATGGACACCCAACCGGAAGAAGACGACGTCCTGCTGGCGATGGATCCCCTGGAGGTCGTCGAGCACGTTCTCGCGGCCGAAAACCTGACCTTCGACCGCACCGAGGACGGCGATCTGGCCTTCGCCCTGACCGGCGACTGGAAGGATTACGAGCTGTGGTTCGCCTGGCGGCCCGAGGCCGACTGCCTGCAGCTGTGCCTGTCGCTGGACCTGCGCGCCTCCAAGACCAAGCGCCCCGCCGCCTATGAACTGCTGTCGATGATCAACCAGCGCGTCTGGCTGGGCCATTTCGAGGTCTGGACCGACGACGGCGAGGTGGTCTTCCGCCACGCCCTGGCCCTGCCGGCCGGCGAGCGCCCGACCATGGCCCAGGCCGCCTCGATGATCGACGCGGCCGTCGAAGCCGCCGACCGCTTCTATCCCGCCTTCGACTTCCTGCTGCATGGCGCCAAGACCCCGGACGAGGCCATGGCCGCCTGCATGTTCGAGACGGTCGGCCAGGCTTAG
- the rpoH gene encoding RNA polymerase sigma factor RpoH: MAVNSLSVMSPDGGLSRYLTEIRKFPMLPKDEEFMLAQRWKEHQDSEAAHKMVTSHLRLVAKIAMGYRGYGLPIGEVISEGNVGLMQAVKKFEPDKGFRLATYAMWWIRASIQEYILRSWSLVKMGTTAAQKKLFFNLRKAKSQIEAFQDGDLRPDQVSAIATKLGVLDSEVISMNRRLGGPDASLNAPLRADGESEWQDWLADDDQVSQETVVADNQEKSMRMSLLEEAMVELTDRERHILTERRLKDDPTTLEDLASQYGVSRERVRQIEVRAFEKLQKSMREAAIAKNMVEA, encoded by the coding sequence ATGGCCGTGAATTCACTATCGGTGATGTCGCCGGACGGCGGCCTGTCGCGTTATCTCACCGAAATCCGCAAGTTCCCGATGCTGCCGAAGGACGAGGAGTTCATGCTCGCCCAACGCTGGAAAGAGCATCAGGACAGCGAAGCCGCCCACAAGATGGTCACCAGCCACCTGCGTCTCGTCGCCAAGATCGCCATGGGCTATCGCGGCTACGGCCTGCCGATCGGCGAGGTGATCTCCGAAGGCAATGTGGGCCTGATGCAGGCCGTCAAGAAGTTCGAGCCCGACAAGGGCTTCCGCCTGGCCACCTACGCCATGTGGTGGATCCGCGCCTCGATCCAGGAATACATCCTGCGCTCGTGGTCGCTGGTGAAGATGGGCACGACCGCCGCGCAGAAGAAACTGTTCTTCAACCTGCGCAAGGCCAAGAGCCAGATCGAGGCCTTCCAGGACGGTGATCTGCGCCCCGACCAGGTCAGCGCCATCGCCACCAAGCTGGGCGTGCTGGATAGCGAGGTCATCTCGATGAACCGCCGTCTGGGCGGTCCGGACGCTTCGCTGAACGCGCCGCTGCGCGCTGACGGCGAGAGCGAGTGGCAGGACTGGCTGGCGGACGACGATCAGGTTTCGCAAGAGACCGTCGTCGCCGACAACCAGGAAAAGTCCATGCGGATGAGCCTGCTCGAGGAGGCCATGGTCGAACTCACCGACCGTGAGCGCCACATCCTCACCGAGCGGCGCCTGAAGGACGACCCGACCACCCTGGAAGACCTGGCCTCGCAATATGGCGTCAGCCGCGAGCGGGTCCGCCAGATCGAGGTCCGGGCGTTCGAGAAGCTGCAGAAGTCGATGCGC